The nucleotide sequence CACAACTGTGCTCAGTGACAGCATGTGGAAGGTGGAACAGGAAGGGACGCGTGGAGCTGTAGCATATTCTGAAGCTAACTTCAGATTCAGCTTTGCAGGAAGAGAAGGGACATGCTTGACAACAGTAAAATTGGAGAAGCAACGATCTGGACTCAATGCATAATGAGCATGTCGGCTTCTGCCATGCAGTGTGAATGATATTTTCATTTTCTCCATCTCCCTAAACAGGTGACAGGCAGAAGAGCAAGAATTATGGGGAGCCATTGATGGTGTCATCAGAACATGTGGAGCATGAAGCAGGGAAAAAGACATATGTGAAGCAACAGACGCCCCGAAAGCATGTaggaaacattttgaaaaatgggCAAAGGAAATCCTCTACTACACAGGACATTGATATCCATGTCACCCTGAATCCACAAGAAGAATGTACAGGGAGCAGCAGTGTGGAGTGTGGAAacagcttcagtcagagtggaagtGTTAGTTTACATCAAAGAACCCAAACAGGGGAGAAAGCATTTCAATGcgcagagtgtggaaagagcttaagCAGTGCTGGTAACCttgtcaaacataaaaaaacccacacaggggagaaaccgttcaaatgcatggagtgtggaaagagcttcagccagagcgGAAACCTTATTGCACATCAAAGaacccatacaggggagaaaccatttacatgtatggtgtgtggGAAGAGTTTCAGTCTCAATCACCATCTTACTTTACATCAAAGAACGCACACTGGGGAGAATCTgcataaatgcatggagtgtggaaagagcttctgcaCCAGTAGTTTCCTTACTGCGCATCAGAGAACCCATACTGAGGAGAAACgatttaaatctatggtgtgtgAAAATAGCTTCAGTCTTAATGACCGTTTTACTCTACATCAAAGGATCCCCAGTGGGGAGAAACCGCATAAATGcttggtgtgtggaaagagcttcagttgtagGAGTAACCTTACTttacatcaaagaacccacactggtgagaaaccctttaaatgtatagagtgtggaaagagcttcagccagagcgGAAATCTTACTgcacatcaaagaacccacacagcagataaaccatttaaatgtatggtatgtggaaagagtttcagtttcAATTACTCTCTCACTTTACATCAGAGaacccacaccggggagaaaccgttcaaatgcatggaatgtggaaagagctttcgtgCAAGTAGTGTCTTAATTGTGCATCAGAgaacccacacgggggagaagccatttaaatgtatagagtgtggaaagagcttcaggcagaGTGGAAGATTGACTGCACATCAGAGAAcgcacactggggagaaaccatttaaatgtatggagtgtggaaagagcttcagccagagtgGAAACCTTACCAcacatcaaagaacccacagaacagagaaaccatttaaatgtatggtgtgtggaaagagtttcagtctcAATTACTATCTTACTTTACATCAGAAAACCCACACCGGTGAAAAACTTTTTGactgcatggagtgtggaaagagcttcagttgtagGAGTGCTCTTACTgcacatcaaagaacccacacagCGGGGAAACCATATGGATGcatggtgtgtggaaagagcttcaggcgtAGGAGTAACCTTACTTTACATCATAGAACCCATACTGGGCAGAAACCGTTTAAATGTATGTaatgtggaatgagcttcagCCAGGGTGGAAATCTTATTGCACATCGAAGAATGCACACAGCGTAGAAACCGGTGTGAATCCCAGAGGTGGAGAAGCAGAGAAGATAAAGCTTAGCCACTCAGAAAAGTAAATGGGCTCCCCATTCTGCCTAATATTTGGGCCGGCCTGGTTGTCATTTGGAGAGTGTTTCATTGTGAATACGAGatgtggagaaagagagaaggcaaAGTTTAGCCACTTGGTCAGAGGGTCAGTGAAAGGCATTGGTCTGCTGCCATCACCGTTTCCTTTCAGCAAAACAGAACTGCATCTTGCCTATCACCCGTCAAGTAGGGTGCTTCCTTGGGAAATGTAATACAACTGACTATGGCTTTCTGTGTAGAGAAAGAACCACGTGCCACTCCCTTCAAAGTGTGTGTGCGTGAAAAATTATGAAACCTGAGATACCCTAGCAGAGTGTCCCCCAGCTGCCTTTACCACCAGGAAACTGGTCATCCTCTGGGCTACTCATTAGTACACTAGAAATCGTATATTGTTTGTTGGTAGGCTATGATTAGTCCTTCTGCAAAGCGGCAGCactctgttttattttgtaatcTGTTTAAGCTGTTTACTTGCTATCCCCTTACCTTTCATTCAAAATAAAGTTTCACAATCTGACCAGCTCTTTGCTTTGTCCTATCACTGAAGCTTTTCTGAGTACCAGCTTTTAGTCTGCTCCGAGGAACAGTGAATATcaattctagattcaggtaggtagccgtgttagtctgaggcaatcaaaatgaaaaattagtccattagcaccttagagaccaacgtaaGATGAAAGATgatgttggtctctaaggtgctactggactatattttaattttttatttcaactgAATTATCGATGTAAATGATGCTCAGATTAAAACAGCTGTATGTGTAGCCTTCATGTTACAACTATTTCCTACTTTTCACATGTACAAATGACCTACAAATCATATTTCCTTTCATCAGAAAGAGAAATCGCCTTTTGGCCATTGTGGAAATAACCAATCATTTTGGATGCATATCATATAATTCTCTTCAAAGGAGAGATGGGCTGTATATATTGCCACCTTTGGGCCACTAACTCAGCCTTTTCTTGCTGAGAGAACCAGGCTTGCGACAAGGAAATTGGTCGTTCTTTCTCAACTCTGCAATTGGACAACTTGGAATTCTTTTGCATTGATTTCTtagaatatattttttatatgtgtgtactTGCATTTTTATCTTCTGAACTGTcgtgagatctgtggatgaacagcagtatactactactactactactactactactactactagcattttaaataaatctaTTAACCAAGGTTATGTGACTGAAATCTTCACTGAAGCCTGTATATTCTGTGTGctgatatgaagaagaagaagagtttggatttgatatcctgcttttcactaccctagggagtctcaaagcggctaacattctcctttcccttcctcccccacaacaaacactctgtgaggtgagtggggctgagagacttcagagaagtgtgactagcccaaggtcacccagcagctgcatgtggaggagtggagacacgaacccggttccccagattataagtctaccactcttaaccactacaccacactggctctctatggtgggtgtaaacccccccccaaaaaaaccatttcTGAAATAAAGTTGGTACTTTAACCAAACGATAAGGTGACACAGTGCTCTAAGTCACTTCTATCACTgactatagaattgtagaattgggagggatcctggtggtcatctagtccaactccatgcaatgcaggaatcttaacaaaagcatccctgagagatggccctccaacctctgctcagaaacctccaacgaaggagaggccgcatgagggagtctgttccactgtcaaacagctcttactgccataaagtttttcctggtgtttagtcagaatctcctttcttttaacttggaagtcatgggttcaagtcctaccctccatcTTCCAAagggcagccctttagatatctgaagatggctctcatatctcccctCATTCTCCCCTTTTCTAAGCTAAACACACCCCACtccctcaactgctcctcataaggctgggCTTCAAGATCTTTTAAAGTCTGCAcattttccagcttgtcaatatcctcttcaaattgtggcacccagaactagacactgtgctccaggtgtggtctgacaaagGCAGAACAGACAGGGACTAGGACTTTCCTTGATCAGGATGCTAGACTTGTGTTGATGCATCCGAGAAcaccattagctttttttgctgctgcatcacactgttgactcacgttaagcttgtGTACTAAGACCActggatccttttcacgtgtGCAACTGGCAAGTTAAGATAGCCATGGGCAACTTACACCCTCCAGTAGCGATGCCTCATTGCCCTCCATATGgttgcatcaggaagattttgggcagcATGTGACGACATTCTCAAACAAATATgtgctctatttatttatttatttatttatttattttatttgcccatagatctcagggtggttcacaacagaataatacaagaaaaaaaccacacaaaataaatcataaaaatGAGCAATAAACACCCCGCTAACCAAAAACACTCCCTCCccatatgctttcgaactgctaggtgggcaggagctgggaccgagcaacgggagctcaccccgtggcagggattcgaaccgccgaccttctgatcagcaagccctagactatgtggtttaacccacagcgccacctgggtccctttttggtagcttactaggagtcaaataccacaggtacatcatttttatataatttt is from Lacerta agilis isolate rLacAgi1 chromosome 2, rLacAgi1.pri, whole genome shotgun sequence and encodes:
- the LOC117042214 gene encoding zinc finger protein 226-like, which translates into the protein MEDNYEMVASLESDLSACWEEGQDPFLQDPKGVEISEGDRQKSKNYGEPLMVSSEHVEHEAGKKTYVKQQTPRKHVGNILKNGQRKSSTTQDIDIHVTLNPQEECTGSSSVECGNSFSQSGSVSLHQRTQTGEKAFQCAECGKSLSSAGNLVKHKKTHTGEKPFKCMECGKSFSQSGNLIAHQRTHTGEKPFTCMVCGKSFSLNHHLTLHQRTHTGENLHKCMECGKSFCTSSFLTAHQRTHTEEKRFKSMVCENSFSLNDRFTLHQRIPSGEKPHKCLVCGKSFSCRSNLTLHQRTHTGEKPFKCIECGKSFSQSGNLTAHQRTHTADKPFKCMVCGKSFSFNYSLTLHQRTHTGEKPFKCMECGKSFRASSVLIVHQRTHTGEKPFKCIECGKSFRQSGRLTAHQRTHTGEKPFKCMECGKSFSQSGNLTTHQRTHRTEKPFKCMVCGKSFSLNYYLTLHQKTHTGEKLFDCMECGKSFSCRSALTAHQRTHTAGKPYGCMVCGKSFRRRSNLTLHHRTHTGQKPFKCM